Proteins encoded together in one Urocitellus parryii isolate mUroPar1 chromosome 3, mUroPar1.hap1, whole genome shotgun sequence window:
- the Gmip gene encoding GEM-interacting protein isoform X2: MDTSEPGIPPAPESRKRYSDIFRSLDNLEISLGNVTFEMLSGDPVISEDLDPDKVTTATVTSEASRWSGPSPEGLAPLTGVELDLRLIRTKGGVDAALDYAKTWSRYAKELLAWTEKRASYEQEFAKSVMKIAEAGKVSIHQQSHMPLQYIYTLFLEHDLNLGTLALETVAQQKRDYYQPLAAKRTEIEKWRKEFKEQWIKEQKRMNEAVQILRRAQLQYTQRSEELWARSQGSPEDHAPQASPGTSKQQERRRRSREEAQAKALEAEVFYQACVREANARQQDLENTKHRIVSHVRKLVLQGDEVLRRVTLGLFGLRRAQAERGPRAFAALAECCAPFEPGQRYQEFVRALRPEDPPPPPPAFTFQEFVPMVNSSPLDSRKKLSGPPPPRLEESSAEQGPWEDTGIGWQGPTPGSDVDSVGGSSESRSLDSPTSSPGPGTRRLVKVSSTGTESSDDFEERDPDVGDGLENGLGSPFRKWTLSTAAQTHRLRRLRGPAKCRECEAFMVSGTECEECFLTCHKRCLETLLILCGHQRLPVRTPIFGVDFLQLPRDFPEEVPFVITKCTAEIEHRALSVQGIYRVSGSRVRVERLCQAFENGRALVELSGNSPHDISSVLKRFLQELTDPVVPFHFYDAFISLAKTLHADPGDNPGTPSPSPEVICSLKTLLVQLPDSNYNTLRHLVAHLFRVAERFEENKMSANNLGIVFGPTLLRPPDGPWAAGTSPVTCLLDSGHQAQLVEFLIVHYEQIFGMDELPLATEPLPQDPSPAPGPLTTSPQPPVPFLDSESESPALALDPDPDSKSQSAQEEHSEATSSKIPALQSDQREEVAEDTKNGEGEVSSQGPEDSLLGTQSRGHFSRQPVKYPRGGVRPVTHQLSSLALVASKLCEEAPISMHRGSLRGRGPGPSAASPDNSPLRRTPLPKHFKITQETARLLSKLDSEAVPRTCCPDPQPEETEDHL, translated from the exons ggatCCCCCCAGCTCCTGAGAGCAGGAAGAGGTACAGTGACATCTTCCGCAGCCTGGATAATCTCGAGATCTCACTGGGAAATGT AACCTTCGAGATGTTGTCTGGAGACCCTGTAATCTCAGAAGACCTGGATCCTGACAAGGTCACCACAGCCACTGTG acCAGTGAAGCCAGCCGTTGGAGTGGCCCCTCCCCAGAGGGTCTTGCGCCCCTCACAG GGGTGGAGTTGGATTTGAGGCTCATAAGGACCAAAGGGGGCGTGGATGCAGCCCTGGATTACGCCAAGACATGGAGCCGCTATGCCAAGGAGCTGCTGGCCTGGACTGAAAAGAGAGCCAGCTATG AGCAGGAGTTTGCTAAAAGCGTCATgaagattgctgaggctggcaaggTGTCCATCCACCAGCAG AGCCACATGCCACTGCAGTATATCTACACTCTGTTTCTGGAGCATGATCTCAACCTGGGAACCCTGGCCTTGGAGACAGTAGCCCAGCAGAAAAGAGATTACTACCAG CCACTGGCTGCCAAACGGACCGAGATTGAGAAATGGCGGAAGGAGTTCAAGGAGCAATGGATAAAGGAGCAGAAGCGGATG AACGAGGCAGTGCAGATACTGCGGCGGGCCCAGCTCCAGTATACGCAGCGCAGTGAGGAACTTTGGGCGCGCTCCCAGGGGTCCCCTGAGGACCATGCCCCTCAAGCTTCCCCTGGAACCAGCAAGCAGCAGGAGCGGCGGCGGAGGTCCCGAGAGGAGGCCCAGGCCAAG gccctggaggctgaggtgtTTTATCAGGCTTGCGTCCGCGAGGCCAACGCCCGCCAGCAGGACCTGGAAAACACCAAGCATCGGATTGTGTCCCACGTGCGCAAGCTGGTGTTGCAGGGGGATGAAGTGCTGAGGAGG GTGACCCTAGGCCTCTTTGGGCTGCGCAGAGCTCAGGCTGAACGTGGTCCTCGAGCATTCGCAGCCTTGGCTGAGTGCTGCGCGCCCTTCGAACCTGGCCAGCGCTACCAGGAGTTTGTGCGGGCGCTGCGGCCTGAGGATCCACCGCCCCCACCGCCGGCCTTCACCTTCCAGGAGTTTGTACCCATGGTGAACAG CTCCCCTCTGGATTCAAGAAAGAAGCTCTCTGGGCCCCCACCTCCCAGGCTGGAGGAGAGTTCGGCAGAGCAAGGCCCTTGGGAGGACACTGGCATAGGCTGGCAGG GTCCTACTCCTGGCAGTGATGTGGACAGTGTGGGTGGCAGCAGTGAGTCTCGGTCCTTGGACTCTCCCACTTCCAGCCCAG GCCCTGGTACACGGAGGCTGGTGAAGGTCTCGTCCACAGGCACTGAATCTTCAGATGACTTTGAGGAGCGAGACCCTG ACGTGGGAGATGGGCTGGAGAATGGGCTCGGCAGCCCTTTCAGGAAGTGGACGCTGTCCACTGCGGCTCAGACCCACAGGCTACGGCGGCTGCGGGGTCCAGCCAAATGTCGAGAGTGTGAAGCCTTCATGGTCAGTGGGACTGAGTGTGAAGAG TGCTTCCTGACCTGTCATAAGCGATGTCTGGAGACCCTGCTGATCCTCTGCGGACACCAGCGGCTCCCAGTCCGGACACCGATCTTTGGGGTCGACTTTCTACAGCTTCCCAGGGACTTCCCAGAGGAGGTTCCCTTTGTGATCACCAAATGCACAGCTGAGATAGAACACCGTGCCCTGAGTGTTCAG GGCATTTACCGGGTCAGCGGATCCCGGGTTCGCGTGGAGCGACTGTGCCAAGCCTTTGAGAATGGCCGAGCACTGGTGGAACTGTCAGGAAATTCACCTCATGACATCTCAAGTGTCCTTAAGCGGTTTCTCCAGGAG CTCACCGACCCTGTGGTCCCCTTCCACTTCTACGATGCCTTCATCTCTCTGGCTAAGACCCTGCATGCAGACCCTGGGGACAACCCTGggacccccagccccagtcctgaaGTTATCTGCTCGCTGAAGACACTCTTGGTACAACTGCCTGACTCTAACTACAACACTCTGCGGCACCTGGTGGCCCATCTATTCAG GGTGGCTGAACGGTTTGAAGAAAACAAGATGTCTGCCAACAACTTGGGAATTGTATTTGGGCCAACGCTTCTGCGGCCACCAGATGGTCCGTGGGCAGCTGGTACCAGCCCTGTCACCTGCCTGCTAGACTCTGGACACCAGGCTCAGCTTGTTGAGTTCCTCATTGTGCACTACGAGCAGATCTTCGGGATGGACGAGCTCCCTCTGGCCACAGAGCCACTGCCCCaagaccccagcccagcccctgggccCCTTACAACCAGCCCCCAACCTCCAGTCCCATTCCTTGACTCAGAGTCAGAGTCCCCAGCCTTAGCCTTGGACCCTGACCCAGACTCTAAGTCTCAGAGTGCCCAGGAGGAGCATTCTGAGGCCACATCCTCCAAG ATTCCAGCTCTACAGAGTGACCAAAGAGAGGAAGTGGCTGAAGATACCAAAAATGGGGAAGGGGAAG TGTCCAGCCAAGGCCCTGAGGACTCACTCCTAGGAACACAGTCCCGCGGCCATTTCAGCCGCCAGCCAGTGAAGTATCCGCGGGGAGGTGTGCGGCCTGTTACTCATCAACTGTCCAGTTTGGCCCTGGTGGCTTCCAAGCTGTGTGAGGAGGCCCCTATCTCAATGCACAGAGGGAGTCTGAGGGGGCGGGGGCCAGGCCCTTCTGCTGCCTCCCCTGACAACAGCCCCCTGCGACGCACCCCACTGCCTAAGCATTTTAAGATCACCCAGGAGACTGCCCGCTTACTCTCTAAGCTGGACAGTGAGGCTGTGCCTAGGACCTGCTGCCCAGACCCCCAGCCTGAGGAAACCGAGGACCATCTCTGA
- the Gmip gene encoding GEM-interacting protein isoform X1 — protein MDTSEPGIPPAPESRKRYSDIFRSLDNLEISLGNVTFEMLSGDPVISEDLDPDKVTTATVTSEASRWSGPSPEGLAPLTGVELDLRLIRTKGGVDAALDYAKTWSRYAKELLAWTEKRASYEQEFAKSVMKIAEAGKVSIHQQSHMPLQYIYTLFLEHDLNLGTLALETVAQQKRDYYQPLAAKRTEIEKWRKEFKEQWIKEQKRMNEAVQILRRAQLQYTQRSEELWARSQGSPEDHAPQASPGTSKQQERRRRSREEAQAKALEAEVFYQACVREANARQQDLENTKHRIVSHVRKLVLQGDEVLRRVTLGLFGLRRAQAERGPRAFAALAECCAPFEPGQRYQEFVRALRPEDPPPPPPAFTFQEFVPMVNSSPLDSRKKLSGPPPPRLEESSAEQGPWEDTGIGWQGTPGPTPGSDVDSVGGSSESRSLDSPTSSPGPGTRRLVKVSSTGTESSDDFEERDPDVGDGLENGLGSPFRKWTLSTAAQTHRLRRLRGPAKCRECEAFMVSGTECEECFLTCHKRCLETLLILCGHQRLPVRTPIFGVDFLQLPRDFPEEVPFVITKCTAEIEHRALSVQGIYRVSGSRVRVERLCQAFENGRALVELSGNSPHDISSVLKRFLQELTDPVVPFHFYDAFISLAKTLHADPGDNPGTPSPSPEVICSLKTLLVQLPDSNYNTLRHLVAHLFRVAERFEENKMSANNLGIVFGPTLLRPPDGPWAAGTSPVTCLLDSGHQAQLVEFLIVHYEQIFGMDELPLATEPLPQDPSPAPGPLTTSPQPPVPFLDSESESPALALDPDPDSKSQSAQEEHSEATSSKIPALQSDQREEVAEDTKNGEGEVSSQGPEDSLLGTQSRGHFSRQPVKYPRGGVRPVTHQLSSLALVASKLCEEAPISMHRGSLRGRGPGPSAASPDNSPLRRTPLPKHFKITQETARLLSKLDSEAVPRTCCPDPQPEETEDHL, from the exons ggatCCCCCCAGCTCCTGAGAGCAGGAAGAGGTACAGTGACATCTTCCGCAGCCTGGATAATCTCGAGATCTCACTGGGAAATGT AACCTTCGAGATGTTGTCTGGAGACCCTGTAATCTCAGAAGACCTGGATCCTGACAAGGTCACCACAGCCACTGTG acCAGTGAAGCCAGCCGTTGGAGTGGCCCCTCCCCAGAGGGTCTTGCGCCCCTCACAG GGGTGGAGTTGGATTTGAGGCTCATAAGGACCAAAGGGGGCGTGGATGCAGCCCTGGATTACGCCAAGACATGGAGCCGCTATGCCAAGGAGCTGCTGGCCTGGACTGAAAAGAGAGCCAGCTATG AGCAGGAGTTTGCTAAAAGCGTCATgaagattgctgaggctggcaaggTGTCCATCCACCAGCAG AGCCACATGCCACTGCAGTATATCTACACTCTGTTTCTGGAGCATGATCTCAACCTGGGAACCCTGGCCTTGGAGACAGTAGCCCAGCAGAAAAGAGATTACTACCAG CCACTGGCTGCCAAACGGACCGAGATTGAGAAATGGCGGAAGGAGTTCAAGGAGCAATGGATAAAGGAGCAGAAGCGGATG AACGAGGCAGTGCAGATACTGCGGCGGGCCCAGCTCCAGTATACGCAGCGCAGTGAGGAACTTTGGGCGCGCTCCCAGGGGTCCCCTGAGGACCATGCCCCTCAAGCTTCCCCTGGAACCAGCAAGCAGCAGGAGCGGCGGCGGAGGTCCCGAGAGGAGGCCCAGGCCAAG gccctggaggctgaggtgtTTTATCAGGCTTGCGTCCGCGAGGCCAACGCCCGCCAGCAGGACCTGGAAAACACCAAGCATCGGATTGTGTCCCACGTGCGCAAGCTGGTGTTGCAGGGGGATGAAGTGCTGAGGAGG GTGACCCTAGGCCTCTTTGGGCTGCGCAGAGCTCAGGCTGAACGTGGTCCTCGAGCATTCGCAGCCTTGGCTGAGTGCTGCGCGCCCTTCGAACCTGGCCAGCGCTACCAGGAGTTTGTGCGGGCGCTGCGGCCTGAGGATCCACCGCCCCCACCGCCGGCCTTCACCTTCCAGGAGTTTGTACCCATGGTGAACAG CTCCCCTCTGGATTCAAGAAAGAAGCTCTCTGGGCCCCCACCTCCCAGGCTGGAGGAGAGTTCGGCAGAGCAAGGCCCTTGGGAGGACACTGGCATAGGCTGGCAGG GGACTCCAGGTCCTACTCCTGGCAGTGATGTGGACAGTGTGGGTGGCAGCAGTGAGTCTCGGTCCTTGGACTCTCCCACTTCCAGCCCAG GCCCTGGTACACGGAGGCTGGTGAAGGTCTCGTCCACAGGCACTGAATCTTCAGATGACTTTGAGGAGCGAGACCCTG ACGTGGGAGATGGGCTGGAGAATGGGCTCGGCAGCCCTTTCAGGAAGTGGACGCTGTCCACTGCGGCTCAGACCCACAGGCTACGGCGGCTGCGGGGTCCAGCCAAATGTCGAGAGTGTGAAGCCTTCATGGTCAGTGGGACTGAGTGTGAAGAG TGCTTCCTGACCTGTCATAAGCGATGTCTGGAGACCCTGCTGATCCTCTGCGGACACCAGCGGCTCCCAGTCCGGACACCGATCTTTGGGGTCGACTTTCTACAGCTTCCCAGGGACTTCCCAGAGGAGGTTCCCTTTGTGATCACCAAATGCACAGCTGAGATAGAACACCGTGCCCTGAGTGTTCAG GGCATTTACCGGGTCAGCGGATCCCGGGTTCGCGTGGAGCGACTGTGCCAAGCCTTTGAGAATGGCCGAGCACTGGTGGAACTGTCAGGAAATTCACCTCATGACATCTCAAGTGTCCTTAAGCGGTTTCTCCAGGAG CTCACCGACCCTGTGGTCCCCTTCCACTTCTACGATGCCTTCATCTCTCTGGCTAAGACCCTGCATGCAGACCCTGGGGACAACCCTGggacccccagccccagtcctgaaGTTATCTGCTCGCTGAAGACACTCTTGGTACAACTGCCTGACTCTAACTACAACACTCTGCGGCACCTGGTGGCCCATCTATTCAG GGTGGCTGAACGGTTTGAAGAAAACAAGATGTCTGCCAACAACTTGGGAATTGTATTTGGGCCAACGCTTCTGCGGCCACCAGATGGTCCGTGGGCAGCTGGTACCAGCCCTGTCACCTGCCTGCTAGACTCTGGACACCAGGCTCAGCTTGTTGAGTTCCTCATTGTGCACTACGAGCAGATCTTCGGGATGGACGAGCTCCCTCTGGCCACAGAGCCACTGCCCCaagaccccagcccagcccctgggccCCTTACAACCAGCCCCCAACCTCCAGTCCCATTCCTTGACTCAGAGTCAGAGTCCCCAGCCTTAGCCTTGGACCCTGACCCAGACTCTAAGTCTCAGAGTGCCCAGGAGGAGCATTCTGAGGCCACATCCTCCAAG ATTCCAGCTCTACAGAGTGACCAAAGAGAGGAAGTGGCTGAAGATACCAAAAATGGGGAAGGGGAAG TGTCCAGCCAAGGCCCTGAGGACTCACTCCTAGGAACACAGTCCCGCGGCCATTTCAGCCGCCAGCCAGTGAAGTATCCGCGGGGAGGTGTGCGGCCTGTTACTCATCAACTGTCCAGTTTGGCCCTGGTGGCTTCCAAGCTGTGTGAGGAGGCCCCTATCTCAATGCACAGAGGGAGTCTGAGGGGGCGGGGGCCAGGCCCTTCTGCTGCCTCCCCTGACAACAGCCCCCTGCGACGCACCCCACTGCCTAAGCATTTTAAGATCACCCAGGAGACTGCCCGCTTACTCTCTAAGCTGGACAGTGAGGCTGTGCCTAGGACCTGCTGCCCAGACCCCCAGCCTGAGGAAACCGAGGACCATCTCTGA
- the Lpar2 gene encoding lysophosphatidic acid receptor 2, with protein MVTMGQCYYNETIGFFYNNSGKELSSYWRPKDVVVVALGLTVSVLVLLTNLLVIAAIASNRRFHQPIYYLLGNLAAADLFAGVAYLFLMFHTGPRTARLSLKGWFLRQGLLDTSLTASVATLLAIAVERHRSVMAVQLHSRLPRGRVVMLIVVVWVAALGLGLLPAHSWHCLCALDRCSRMAPLLSRSYLAVWALSSLLVFLLMVAVYTRIFFYVRRRVQRMAEHVSCHPRYRETTLSLVKTVVIILGAFVVCWTPGQVVLLLDGLDCKSCNVLAVEKYFLLLAESNSLVNAAVYSCRDAEMRRTFRRLLCCMCLRRSSHKSAHYTSSARTGASTRIMLPENGHSLMDSTL; from the exons ATGGTCACCATGGGCCAGTGCTACTACAATGAGACCATCGGCTTTTTCTACAACAACAGTGGCAAAGAGCTCAGCTCTTATTGGCGGCCCAAggatgtggtggtggtggcactGGGGCTGACTGTCAGTGTGCTGGTGCTACTGACTAACTTGCTGGTTATTGCAGCCATTGCCTCCAACCGCCGCTTCCACCAGCCCATTTACTACCTGCTTGGCAACCTGGCTGCAGCAGACCTGTTTGCTGGTGTGGCTTACCTCTTCCTCATGTTCCACACGGGCCCACGCACCGCCCGGCTCTCGCTCAAGGGCTGGTTCCTGAGACAAGGCCTGCTGGACACAAGCCTGACAGCATCAGTGGCCACACTGTTGGCCATTGCCGTGGAGCGGCACCGCAGTGTGATGGCTGTGCAGTTGCACAGCCGCCTGCCACGTGGCCGGGTTGTCATGCTCATTGTGGTTGTGTGGGTTGCGGCACTGGGCCTAGGACTGCTGCCTGCCCACTCCTGGCACTGCCTCTGTGCCCTGGACCGCTGTTCACGCATGGCTCCCCTGCTCAGCCGCTCCTACCTAGCTGTGTGGGCCCTATCCAGCCTGCTTGTCTTCCTGCTCATGGTAGCTGTCTACACCCGCATTTTCTTCTACGTGCGTAGGCGAGTGCAGCGCATGGCCGAGCATGTCAGCTGCCACCCCCGCTACCGAGAGACCACACTCAGCCTGGTCAAGACTGTTGTCATCATCCTCG GGGCATTTGTGGTCTGCTGGACACCCGGCCAGGTGGTGCTGCTCCTGGATGGTCTGGACTGCAAGTCCTGCAATGTCCTGGCTGTGGAGAAGTATTTCCTGCTCTTGGCTGAGTCCAATTCACTGGTCAATGCCGCAGTATACTCATGCCGAGATGCTGAGATGCGCCGCACCTTCCGTCGCCTACTCTGCTGTATGTGCCTCCGCCGGTCCTCCCACAAGTCTGCCCACTATACATCATCTGCCCGGACAGGTGCCAGCACCCGCATCATGCTTCCTGAGAATGGTCACTCTCTGATGGACTCCACTCTTTAG